One window from the genome of Thermodesulfobacteriota bacterium encodes:
- a CDS encoding tetratricopeptide repeat protein, whose protein sequence is MFCKSCWANLPDGTRVCPRCGVDPCAEPSAPTAPSSNGKRGVFPKRRPAPRSGGTERSGSSGLIALLAFLVTAGALYHLYTDDYILDRTGGPQAPPAPPALTIRLDKEPPSAPESSTEPSTPRRNPVAGRPSTPDRADKAVAAYKEGDYHRASILFRGALRDSPESSELKGYLAQSLAHMADEELKAGEFDGAKRLFTEAITIEEDPAFLRGLANAQVKLGDIEGAVATIEPLKAEADVVRFLKGAYSKLGQEHYQSGDIDRAIDYFEKGAEADPGDAAIRVALSRLKKERSEEEGFGRKEGSHFLVKFEGGENAVAGHLIGLLLEEAYRKIGTDLGYYPEDRIGAVLYSREKFRDVTGSPSWAGAIYDGRIKIPVGGITERTNLLEKVMFHEYTHALVHRISSRRAPVWINEGLAQYEEGKRAATHKALLRNIARNNEKLSLRQLEGSFMGLDRAQAQAAYALSLSATEYIIRDYGVAAVVRILEGLGRGKSLDEAISSALYVSYRVLEEGWLASLKR, encoded by the coding sequence ATGTTCTGCAAGAGCTGCTGGGCCAATCTCCCGGACGGCACCAGGGTGTGCCCGAGGTGCGGAGTCGATCCGTGTGCCGAGCCCTCGGCCCCCACGGCCCCCTCGTCCAACGGCAAAAGGGGTGTCTTCCCCAAAAGGCGGCCCGCGCCGCGCTCCGGAGGTACGGAGCGTTCGGGTTCCTCGGGACTCATCGCGCTCCTCGCCTTCCTTGTCACCGCCGGCGCACTATACCACCTCTATACAGACGACTACATACTTGACCGCACAGGCGGCCCGCAGGCCCCCCCCGCCCCCCCCGCTCTCACCATAAGGCTCGATAAAGAGCCCCCTTCGGCCCCTGAATCCTCCACCGAGCCTTCTACGCCCCGACGGAACCCTGTTGCCGGAAGGCCCTCCACCCCGGATAGGGCGGACAAGGCGGTAGCGGCCTACAAAGAGGGCGACTACCACAGGGCGTCGATACTCTTCAGGGGCGCGCTCAGGGACTCCCCCGAAAGTAGTGAACTCAAGGGCTACCTCGCCCAAAGCCTGGCGCATATGGCCGATGAGGAGTTAAAAGCCGGGGAGTTCGACGGTGCGAAGAGGCTTTTCACCGAGGCCATTACCATCGAGGAAGACCCGGCCTTCCTGAGGGGGCTTGCGAACGCGCAGGTTAAGCTCGGTGACATTGAGGGGGCGGTCGCCACCATCGAGCCCTTAAAGGCCGAGGCGGACGTGGTAAGATTCCTTAAAGGCGCCTACTCGAAGCTCGGGCAGGAGCACTACCAGAGCGGCGATATCGACAGGGCCATAGACTACTTCGAGAAGGGCGCGGAGGCGGACCCCGGCGACGCCGCCATAAGGGTCGCGCTCTCCAGGCTTAAGAAAGAACGCTCCGAGGAGGAGGGGTTCGGGCGGAAGGAGGGGAGCCACTTCCTGGTAAAGTTCGAGGGGGGCGAGAACGCGGTGGCCGGGCATCTCATAGGGCTGCTCCTCGAGGAGGCCTACAGGAAAATCGGCACGGACCTCGGCTACTACCCCGAGGACAGGATAGGCGCGGTACTCTACTCCCGGGAGAAGTTCCGCGACGTAACCGGGAGCCCTTCGTGGGCGGGCGCGATCTACGACGGACGCATAAAGATACCCGTCGGAGGCATAACCGAAAGGACCAACCTTCTTGAGAAGGTGATGTTCCACGAATACACTCACGCTCTGGTGCACAGGATATCCAGCCGGAGGGCGCCCGTGTGGATTAACGAGGGGTTGGCGCAGTACGAAGAGGGTAAGAGGGCGGCGACGCACAAAGCGCTCCTCAGGAATATAGCGAGGAACAACGAGAAGCTGTCCTTGAGGCAGCTGGAGGGCTCCTTCATGGGGCTTGACCGGGCCCAGGCCCAGGCGGCCTATGCCCTTAGCCTTTCGGCCACCGAGTATATAATCCGCGACTACGGGGTCGCTGCGGTCGTGAGGATACTGGAGGGGCTCGGCCGGGGCAAGAGC